The DNA segment CCGGGGTCATGTCGTCTCTTTTTTGCCTTCCGGCCTTCTCTTCGACGAGTTTTCCCGCTTTTCGGTACAAAATATAGTAGATTTTCTCCGGCTTCCCGTTGACCTTGTTTGTACCATCTACGGAGTAAACACCCGGATAGCCTGTCTTAAATCTTTCCTTTCTCGGCATCGCTTTGCTCCGTTGTGCCCAACAAAGTACCCAACATTTAGGGTGAAAACAGGGGTAAAACGGTGCAACGTCAAGCAAGTCATTTTTTAGATTTATTCAAAATAATAAGCTACATGCAAGACAATGCAAAAAGATGCAAAAACCTTGCTTTGGTCTTAAAAACCAATGTACGGCAGTGATGTCGTAGGCAGATTCGACTCCTGTACACTTCCGCCATTTTTGTTTTTAGAGGCGTACCTAACACTATCTCCAGCAGATGGCGTGAATTTGGAAACTAGTCATTTTCTTTGAGGACAGCCTCTTTCTTCAACTTTTTTTGCCAATCGCTCACCAAGTAAGCGACCATGTCGAATCTCCTGATCTACCAAGATGTAGTCGTTGCGATGGTGTTCGACGACTATCTTTACGTCGAGTAGCTTGCTCTTAACCCTCGCTAACTGCCTAGCGTATTGTCTCCCAGATATGTTTCTTTGTACCAGTCCACATCAAAACTCCGTCAAGACCGCCATAAAGGCAAAGGAATAGCGTTTGTACGCATGGGGCGATCAATTCGTTATCTAAATGAAAATATTAAAAATTTATCAAAAAAAATTGTACCCAAGCCTCTAACTAGGAGTCAAACGATGAATTCAAATCTTACCTCGAATATGGCGACTATCACAGGCAGCAAGCAGTGCTTGCAAGACAAGGTACGCACTACGGACCACATTGTGGCCAAGGCGATTGGAAATCGTAAGACCTTGCTCACAAAACTCGTATCTGACGGACAGGCCATCAATGTATAGGCAATCTCTTACCTACGAAGAGTTTTACCTAGAGGCAAAAGAGAGGTTCCAGATACCCCTTAACAACAAGGGGGGAGCCTGCCCCATTTCGGCAACTGATATTCTCAAAATGGATTTTCCACATAATCCATTTCTTTTGGAGAATGTTTGCAGCACATGACCACCCCCAACACTCTCGGCTGAAATATCCGCTTTTTTTCAAACAGTTACGACCAATCCGTGCGGCTTTAACCATTTATTGCCATTCTATCACATACCGCACACTCCCTCCCCGCCGGTCTGGACGAGCATCCCGGCATCAACCAACCTTTTCAGATCGCGTGTCGCTATCGCAGAGGATACTTTTGTCATGCCGTTGTACTTCTTGTTCGAAAAGCCGCCCTCGAAACCGTCTGGGCCAGCGTCGAGCACCTTGTTAAGCACCTTCCGCTAGCGGTCATTGATGGTGACCCCGGAAAACCGTTTCCGGAAGTCTGCCTTCATAATGGTCAGTCGGGTCAACTCGCGGGAGTTCCGCATCCCCTGCTCAACGGTTTCGAGGAACCAATATAGCCACCCAGCGAGGTCGTCTTCGCCCTTTTTCGCCTCCTCCAGGATCGGGTCATACGCCCTCCGGGATGCCGGAATCTGTAAGGGTATACTGTAGGGACGTTTTCTTGTCCTGGGCCATGGCCATGTCGGTGATCGCCCGAGCGAGGCGCCCGTTGCCATCGTCGAACGGATGCAAAGTGACGAACCAGAAATGGCCGTTCCCTGGCAATACGCATTTCGCCATCTTCAATCTCACCAAAAGTTATTTCAAACAGCTCGTATTTGCCTCGGGTAATGGAGGGTTGATTATGAGTTTACTTTGAGCACTGGCCAGCGCGGCTAAATACGCGCCTGAAAAACCTGTCAAGCACAATCGATCGAACCCAGCCTGTTTTTGGGCGACGGATGCGTGCATTTTGCCGACATGAAATCGTTGTTGAACGACAACGCCGTGTTTCGCTCATTTGGGCCGAAAAACCCATGGTACGCTCTCCGCAAACAAAAACAGGGCCGTCTAGCTCAGTGGTCCGGAGGAGATCCTATGAGCGTATTTGAAATGAGGCTGAAGCATGACCGGAACGGTCGAATCGTGGAGAGAACAGAAACCGTGGCCGGTCGGACCAACGTTTGGAGGTATGCCTACGACAAGGCCGGGAGGCTCTTCGAGGCGCACCGGGAAAACCGGCTCATCTGCCAGTGCTGGTACGACCGGGAAGGCCGTCGCCAGCGGGACTATTTCCCCGCCACCGTGGGGTCCAGTCATCGCGATTATCGCTACACCCTGGACAACCGACTTATGAGCGCGGGCAACAACGGGTACACACATGACAAGAACGGGTCCCGTTCCATCTGGTCGAACGGCTCCGCGTACCATCTGTACGAGTACGCGCCGGACTAACGGCTGCTCAAGATGGAAGTGGAGAACCAGAACCGCGTCTACACCTTTCGCCACGACGAAGAGGGCCGACGGGCCGCCAAGTACCTCAACGGCCAAATTGTCGAGGCCTACCAATGGTTCGACTTCATCCGCCTCGGCGCGTTCCACGACGGGCACATGGGGTACGAGTTCGGTTACGCAGATAACGCGCGGCTGCCCTTATCCATGCGGCGCGAGGACGGGGCGGTGTTCGCCCTGCATTACGACCAGGTCGGTTCCCTGCGCGTGGTTGCTGACACGGATGGCGACATGATAAAGGAAATCCTCTACGATCCCTTTGGCGGAATTATAGCGGACACCAATCCCGGTTTCCGCATCCCCATCGGCTTTGCGGGCGGCCTGCATGACCGCGATCTTGGTTTCGTGAGATTCGACTGGCGGGACTACGACACCTTCACCGGCAGATGGACCGCACCCGATCCCATCGGGGACAGGGGCGGTGATCCGGACTGGTATGGGTATTGTCTGGATGATCCGGTCAACGGGGTGAACCCGGTGGGACTGTTCCGGTTCGGTAAAAAAGGACTGTGGATACTGCCCGGTATAGGCACCGACGGCTCTACCGCCGATAAGAGAAACTATGAACTCAAGCATGAACACGGTTTCTACGAAGATGGTACGGGAGATAATGTAGGTCTGTTTAAAAATGGTATCAAAAGAGATCAAGATATCATCAAATACAAACTTGACGAAACACACTTCGACGATAAACGCATGAGACAGGCTGAAGAGAGTCTTTATCCGGGAAATTACAAGCTGTGCAAGTGGGGAGGCAAGTCCAATAATTGCCAGGACTATGCCGATGCTTTGCGCGAACGTTATCGGTTTTTACGCACTGCGGAAAAGCACTGATGCAACAATACGGCCGGGAGACAATTGTCTCCCGGCTGAAAAGGGATTTTTATGAAAGGTTTAAAGATACTCCTTCTCTGCCTCGTTCTTGGAGGCGTATTATTGTATAATTCCAACTGGTTTCAGTCATTTTTCCTGTACAACCGTTTTTACGAGAACATAGTTGATGTACCATTCGATGTGACAAAAAAAGGGGAGACGATTTCCCTTTCACTCAAGCACAAATTCAATACTTGCTATGAGTTGAATGTGGGGGTTCTTGATAAATACATTTTTCATCGTGGCACTGTTGGCCCAGGGGCTTTGAGGTATCGATTCATTTCAAGAGGCCAAGTCATCAAAGAAGGATTCACCTTTCCAGCGGAGAGAAATAATCTCACACTTTATCGAGGGGTTACTTTGATAACCATACTGGTATTCGACCTCCCTTTCCCCGGCGCAGGGAGTGATGTATCGCTGGAATTGACAGTAGATACCCCCATGACCTTTCTCAATGAATATGCAGGCAAAATTAAATGCAGCATCCGACCCAACTATAGTGCAGACAGGGGTGGCTGCGATGAGGAATTACGAATAGACTCCATGTAGCTCCGTGAGATTCCTTTGGCGGAATTATAGCGGACACCAATCCATGCCTGTGCGTACCCATCGGCTTTGCGGGCGGCCTGCATGACCGCGATCTTGGTTTCGTGAGATTCGGCTGGCGGGACTACGACACCTTCACCGGCAGATGGACCGCACCCGATCCCATCGGGGACAGGGGCGGTGATCCAGACTGGTATGGGTATTGTCTGGATGATCCGGTCAACGGGGTGGACCCGTTTAGTTTGTTTCAAATCATCGGCGATGGTCCCGGTGGCAGGATCGGCGGCGGTATAATCGGCGGGGCGATTTCAGGTGCCATCGATGGAGGCATCACCATGGGGCCTTTTGGCGCTTTGACTGGCGCTGCTGTCGGCGGTGCGCTTGGTGGATTGTGGTCTGTTGTCGATGAGATACCCAATAATCCATCCAACAATTCTCCCGGCGGCAGTGGCGGTTCCAGTTCAGGGTCGTCAGGGCCAGGAAGTGGGTCAGATTCCTCTGGCGGTGGTAGTACTTCCGGTGGAGAAGGGTATGACGGTGGTGGCGGATGGTACGGTAGATAAATACCAATATGGACAATGCCATGAGGAATAAAATGAATTGTACAGAGTGTGACGGGAAAATCCATAAATTGGATAAACGGATTGGAGGCCTAGTATGTATAGCCTTGGGCCTAGTAACCAGTCTCAGCGTATCTATGGATAATCCTTTTCATTGTACCAGGCTTGATACTTTTACTGTCTAGGCCCAGATATAAATTCTGGTGCCCACGCTGTAAAAAGATGGTTTCACCCAAAGAAGTCAAAGGGATCTAGACAAAGGCCAACTGCCATATGGAGGAGTTGGCCTTTTGAATTAGGTATGGTGTCCCCCTAATTTGATTTGTCATGGCGAGTGGTGGGCAACATCGTCGTCTGGCGGACTGTTTTTCGTAAGGCGATTATAGCTGCCCTTACTGCCCTCGCTCACCAGAAAAGCAGTCAGATTTGAAAAAGGAGGGAGCAGCCATGTCCCTCCTTTTTACTTACAACAGTTTGTAGACCTGTTTCACCTTGGGCGTCCCCTCATCGGAGGCAAAGACGATCTCGGCGAAGCGGATAAACGTCCCGTCGATGGACGCGCCCATGCCGCAAACGTCGCAGTTTGCCATGCCTTTGAGGATCAGTTCGGGACCGTCAAGGCTCACCGAAGCCCCGCACTCCATGTTGGGGAAAGAAATATCATCACCGTTGATATTAACCACTTCATAAAGCGAACATGTGGTCATCCGCTCTACGTTGTATCGACATTCACTGAATCCACATTATGATGGCAGCCAAGGCGATCAAGCTACTGTAGTTTGAAGATTTTATTTCATAACGCGTTGCAATTCTTCTGAATTATTTAAAGAAGCCGAATGTGTGTTCAATGGTATTACGTAAATTATATCGTTTATAATCATATAGCCTTTGATACTTTCTGTGCTTCCCGGGAGGAATTACCGCCTCACCACCTGTCTTTTTTACGGCATCCAAGACTTGTTGGGAATCATAGCCTTTGTCGGCGAGCATGTATTGCCATTGTCTTAAATAGAAAAATGCGTTTTCAACGAGATGCCGAACTTTGTAGAGTTTTTTTGTCGTAGTGTCGCTGCGTTTTCCGTTACTTGCGTGGTGAAATAACTGGCTGCATACCCTGCTGAAGAGATTGAGTGGGTATTGAATCTAAAACGTATCCGCGATCAGCAAGTAGTTTTTGAGCCCCCAAAGCACTCGATCAGTGCAATCGCCTGAGAACAATCTGCTGATGTACCTTTTGTAGCAGTAATCCTGAGCGACAGACCATGCGCATCCACGGCCAAATGCAATTTTGCATTGAGCCCCCTTTTGTGTGACTCATGTCTTGATTCCCTCCTTTTGCGCCCGCAACGTGGGGATGACTTTGCAATGGCTGGCCTCTATCATTAGCCATTCATAGCTCGTCTCATCTATCATAATTTATAATAATTTTTCCTAAATTCCTTATATCTCACCCACGAATAAGACGCCGGCGTATTGCTCCATCCACCGAAGCCAGGGGAGAGGTCTCGCCAAGACGCACCAGTACGCATTATCCAAAAAACAGCGTTGATAAACAAACGATGGTCAGGAGCCAAGCCACCCCAGCAGCCCTTGCGTCCAGGAAGGTGTGGTTCAAGTTTTTCCCAAATTTTGTCAGAAATGTCGTGGTATCCGTGGACTGGCTTCGGCATGATGTCCTCACTAGTTTTTTGACAAACAAAGGGGGCCAAACAACCAAACTTCTGACAATCTCGTGACTACATGACGACACTCTCGAAGGACACATCTGGATTACACTGAGTCTTGACACTGCAAAAGCAACCATAGATAATCATTATATACCCTTCACGGGCTTTCGTTGGTGAGAATAAGTGGAAATATAGCGTGAGAACTGAAATGCTTAATAACAAAAATATCCTCGTCACGGACAAGAGAAAAGCATTCGGGGAAAAATTTACAGAAATTGTTCTAAAGACATTTGGTACGAAGAAGCTTACTATGTTCAGCCTTGACGAGTTAAAAAAATCGAAATGGTCCAAAACCTCTCTCCAAACCAAAATCCTCCCATTCAATATTTCATCGGTGACACCAGAGACAAGAAATGATTGGATCGCGCATGCAGAAGCGTCGATATACTCAGGCTAGCTGCATCAATAAAATATTTTTCAATCGAAGACCCCCTCTACATCCTTGCGGATTTTTTTGGATTGCAAAAGAAAGAACTGACTTTCGTGGTAGACGCCATACTGGAGCGAGGCAATGTCAAAAACTAACTTGATTCTTGGAACCGTTCAAATTGGAATGAACTATGGCATTGCCAATGCCACTGGCAAACCAGATATAAAAACGGCACGGGAAATTCTCCAAGCTGCATGGGATGGTGGTATTCAAGAATTCGATACTGCAATAGGTTATGGAGAAAGTGAAAAAATCCTCGGCGTCATCTTGCATGAAATGGGTGTTTCGTCGCTTGCGCAGATAAATACTAAACCGCACGGTTCTTGGAACGGACAGGACTTTTCAGAGGTAAAAAAAGACCTGGAAGCCAGCCTCAAAAAACTGCACGTTGAGCAACTGAACACTTTACTTTTTCACAATGAAGCAATTCTTGAATCTTGGACGCCGAAAATAAGCGATGCCGTCAACGCACTCCGCGATGAAGGAAAAATTCGCAATGTCGGGGTATCTGTATATTCTGCTGATGCAGCAATGCGCGCCTTGAGCAATCCGGCGATTGATGTTGTCCAGATTCCAGCTAATCTCCTTGATCGACGATTTGAAAAAGCAGGTATTTTACATAAGGCCCAAAGCCTTGGCAAAGCATTGCAAATTCGGAGCATATTCCTCCAAGGTCTCCTGTTCATGGCCCCTCATCAACTGCCAGCGCACATGGCCTTTGCAAAAAGAGATCTGGCAGATCTGCATCACATTTTATGCGAATCCAATTTGACCTTAACGGCTGCCGCAATAGGATTTGTCCAGGCGGAATGGCCGGGATGTAAAATACTCATCGGCGCAGAAACCCAAAAGCAAGTTCTGGACAACTTGGATGCAGCTACAATTCAAATATCTCCAGAAATAATCGCTAGGATAAAAAAACAATTTCCAGATGTGTCCGAACAAATACTCAACCCTTCCCTATGGGGGAAATAGCATGAATAAATCCCAGGCAACACAAGATAACGCGAAACGCAGAATACCGGGAATGACCCAATTGCTCTCTAAACGGCCGGATCGATTCTCTGAAGGAGTCTGGCCTGGCTACTTCAGTAAAGCCAAGGGAGCGCATGTATGGGATCTCGATGGAAACAAATACCTTGACATGTCTATCGGAGGTATTGGGGCAACCGTCCTTGGCTACGCAGACTCTGATGTTGACGAGGCCGTAAAACGCGCTATTTCACTTGGTTGTGCAAGTTCGCTTAACTGCGCTGAAGAGTTGGAGCTTGCTGACACTCTTTGCGAATCCCACCCTTGGGCGACCCAAGTCAAGCTCGGCCGATCCGGGGGCGAGGCCATGACCATAGCAGTTCGCATTGCTCGCGCCGCCACAGGACGAGACGTTGTTGCTTTCTGTGGATATCATGGGTGGCATGACTGGTATTTAGCGGCAAACCTTGGGACAAAAAACGCTCTTGGGGAACATCTGATCAACGGTCTTGACCCGGCCGGGGTCCCTCAGAAACTTAAAGGAACAGCTTTTCCTTTCCGCTATAATGAGCTTGAAGAATTAGAAAAGATTGTTGCTGAGCATGGACACGAATTGGCAGCTATCGTCATGGAGCCGATCCGCGGGACAGAACCTTCTCCTGACTTTTTCCCAGGTGTCCGTGCAATTGCCGACAGAACCGGGGCGTCATTGATTGTTGATGAGATTTCTGCAGGTTTCCGTCTGTATCCAGGAGGGGCGCATATGAAACTCTTCGATCAACGCCCGGATATGGCGGTTTTTGCCAAAGCTATGGGGAATGGCTATCCGATTGCTGCTGTCATTGGCCGGGAAAAGTTCATGAGTGCGGCCCAATCGACCTTCATCAGCTCTACCAACTGGACAGAACGCCTTGGCCCGACTGCGGCATTGGCAACCATCAAAAAGTACGATTCACATAATGTCCATGAACATCTAACAAAAATTGGTTCCATGGTTCAGGAAGGTTGGACAAAACTCGGCCAAAAGCACTCTCTTGACTTACATGTCGGCGGAATGAAGGCCATGAGCCACTTTGCATTCAGCGGGAAAAACACGCAGGCCCAAAAAGCCTATTTTGTCCAACTCATGCTTGAGGAAGGCATTCTTGCATGTAACAGCATGTATGCCATGTATGCTCACACTGAAGCTGATGTCGAACACTACCTGAAGGCTTGTGACAAGAGTTTTGCCAAGATCTCTGCTTCCGGCGATACTGTTGCTGACAAGCTCCACGGGAAACCAAGTGCTGAAGGATTTGAAAGGTTGGCGTAACCATGACCAAAAAAATTACTGCAATCCTCCAGGCAAGGATGGGATCCACAAGACTGCCCGGCAAAGTCTGTTTGCCCATAATGGGGCGACCTATGCTCGAAATCGAACTCGAAAGGCTCAAAGCCTGTACGTGCATCGATGAAATAATATTGGCAACCTCGAATCTCGAAACGGACAATATGGTCGCGGAGATAGGAGACCATATGGGAATTCGAGTTTTCCGAGGTAGCGAAGACGATGTTTTGGACAGATATTACCAAGCAGCAACTATGGCTCAAGCCCAAAACATCATGAGAGTGACTGGCGACTGTCCGTTAATAGATTGCACCATCTGTGCGGCGACCGTTTCACTCTATAACTCGAACACCTACGATTATGTACGAACCTCCCCACAAGTCGCGGAAGGACTTGATTGCGAAGTTTTTTCGTATGCGGCCCTCAAACAAGCTTGGGAACATGCTGAAATCCCTATGGAAAGAGAACACGTAACGTACTATATAAATCGTGATCCAAAAAGATTCTCCCTGGCAGAATTGCCTATGGAGCGAGATGACAGCAACTATCGTGTCACAGTCGATGAGCAGGACGACTTTAATGTTGTCAGTGCCATATTTGAGGCTCTCACCCCAAAGCATGGTCTCCATTTTTCATTTGATGCAGTACGTGATTTTCTGGATAATTCTCCCGAAGTATCAAAGTTAAACAGTACTATCATCCGCAATGAAAGTTTCCTAAAAGACCTATCGAAAAGCTAGAAAAACATGATAGAATTACAAGGAACATCAATTTTTCTTAGAGAGTTAACCGTTGACAATGTTACCCCTGAATACATCGGATGGTTAAATGATCCTGAGATCAATCAATATCTTGAATCGCGCTTTACCCACCATTCCATTGAGTCTGTAAGAGAATTCGTTGCCAAGAAGAAGGAAAGCGAAACCGAATTTTTCTTCGGTATTTTCCTCAAAAATTCCCAAAAGCATGTTGGGAACGTCAAGATAGGCCCTATAAATCGGGAACATGCTTTTGCGACGATGGGTATATTTGTTGGAGATAAAACAAGCTGGGGAAAAGGGATTGCTTCCGAAGCAATCTCATTGATCATTCACTTTGCCTTCACGTGCCTTCAGCTTTTCCGTGTTGATGCAGGT comes from the Pseudodesulfovibrio piezophilus C1TLV30 genome and includes:
- a CDS encoding Fic family protein, coding for MAKCVLPGNGHFWFVTLHPFDDGNGRLARAITDMAMAQDKKTSLQYTLTDSGIPEGV
- a CDS encoding RHS repeat domain-containing protein, which gives rise to MEVENQNRVYTFRHDEEGRRAAKYLNGQIVEAYQWFDFIRLGAFHDGHMGYEFGYADNARLPLSMRREDGAVFALHYDQVGSLRVVADTDGDMIKEILYDPFGGIIADTNPGFRIPIGFAGGLHDRDLGFVRFDWRDYDTFTGRWTAPDPIGDRGGDPDWYGYCLDDPVNGVNPVGLFRFGKKGLWILPGIGTDGSTADKRNYELKHEHGFYEDGTGDNVGLFKNGIKRDQDIIKYKLDETHFDDKRMRQAEESLYPGNYKLCKWGGKSNNCQDYADALRERYRFLRTAEKH
- a CDS encoding RHS repeat-associated core domain-containing protein, translated to MIADTNPCLCVPIGFAGGLHDRDLGFVRFGWRDYDTFTGRWTAPDPIGDRGGDPDWYGYCLDDPVNGVDPFSLFQIIGDGPGGRIGGGIIGGAISGAIDGGITMGPFGALTGAAVGGALGGLWSVVDEIPNNPSNNSPGGSGGSSSGSSGPGSGSDSSGGGSTSGGEGYDGGGGWYGR
- a CDS encoding aldo/keto reductase, whose protein sequence is MSKTNLILGTVQIGMNYGIANATGKPDIKTAREILQAAWDGGIQEFDTAIGYGESEKILGVILHEMGVSSLAQINTKPHGSWNGQDFSEVKKDLEASLKKLHVEQLNTLLFHNEAILESWTPKISDAVNALRDEGKIRNVGVSVYSADAAMRALSNPAIDVVQIPANLLDRRFEKAGILHKAQSLGKALQIRSIFLQGLLFMAPHQLPAHMAFAKRDLADLHHILCESNLTLTAAAIGFVQAEWPGCKILIGAETQKQVLDNLDAATIQISPEIIARIKKQFPDVSEQILNPSLWGK
- a CDS encoding aminotransferase class III-fold pyridoxal phosphate-dependent enzyme, translated to MNKSQATQDNAKRRIPGMTQLLSKRPDRFSEGVWPGYFSKAKGAHVWDLDGNKYLDMSIGGIGATVLGYADSDVDEAVKRAISLGCASSLNCAEELELADTLCESHPWATQVKLGRSGGEAMTIAVRIARAATGRDVVAFCGYHGWHDWYLAANLGTKNALGEHLINGLDPAGVPQKLKGTAFPFRYNELEELEKIVAEHGHELAAIVMEPIRGTEPSPDFFPGVRAIADRTGASLIVDEISAGFRLYPGGAHMKLFDQRPDMAVFAKAMGNGYPIAAVIGREKFMSAAQSTFISSTNWTERLGPTAALATIKKYDSHNVHEHLTKIGSMVQEGWTKLGQKHSLDLHVGGMKAMSHFAFSGKNTQAQKAYFVQLMLEEGILACNSMYAMYAHTEADVEHYLKACDKSFAKISASGDTVADKLHGKPSAEGFERLA
- a CDS encoding cytidylyltransferase domain-containing protein, which codes for MTKKITAILQARMGSTRLPGKVCLPIMGRPMLEIELERLKACTCIDEIILATSNLETDNMVAEIGDHMGIRVFRGSEDDVLDRYYQAATMAQAQNIMRVTGDCPLIDCTICAATVSLYNSNTYDYVRTSPQVAEGLDCEVFSYAALKQAWEHAEIPMEREHVTYYINRDPKRFSLAELPMERDDSNYRVTVDEQDDFNVVSAIFEALTPKHGLHFSFDAVRDFLDNSPEVSKLNSTIIRNESFLKDLSKS
- a CDS encoding GNAT family N-acetyltransferase — protein: MIELQGTSIFLRELTVDNVTPEYIGWLNDPEINQYLESRFTHHSIESVREFVAKKKESETEFFFGIFLKNSQKHVGNVKIGPINREHAFATMGIFVGDKTSWGKGIASEAISLIIHFAFTCLQLFRVDAGVYEKNTASLRTFQKNGFVVEGRRRMHRVTHDGRTSIILLGILREEWEALNP